One genomic window of Leopardus geoffroyi isolate Oge1 chromosome C3, O.geoffroyi_Oge1_pat1.0, whole genome shotgun sequence includes the following:
- the LOC123585947 gene encoding Fc receptor-like protein 1 isoform X2, whose amino-acid sequence MLLGLMLLMCAPPCELTALLLTATPSRPVEGGSVTLICNVLVPSRRLDGPLQFCFFRDSRVLWPGWSSSPELQLPKVWREDSGSYWCEEKTMAARVARSPRVQIQVQRVPVCNVSLETQPPGGQVQKGERLALVCMVARGTGDITFLWYKGALGLNLETKTQRSLAAKFEIPAVRDSDTDKYYCAADNGYGPSLSELVSVTVRIPVSRPVLTIRGPGALAEVGDVVELRCEAQRGSPPILYRFYHKNVTLGRSSAHAGGGASFNLSLTAEHSGNYSCEADNGLGARRSKAVPLNVTVPTEDRKELLASGILEGMLGVLGPVILALFCCGLRKRLGRRPSGNPHGSPPSPVPPASSYVNSPAPLQGPSVYENANVVRGDEVYSLVYHTQQERPPAVPPPRTRIEDQDASAIYFRLKKANVTDEDYDDAM is encoded by the exons ATGTTGCTGGGGCTCATGCTGTTGATGTGCG CGCCGCCCTGCGAACTAACTG ccctgctcctgaCCGCCACGCCCTCTCGGCCCGTGGAGGGAGGCTCAGTGACCCTGATCTGCAACGTTCTGGTCCCTTCACGGAGGCTGGACGGCCCCCTCCAGTTCTGCTTCTTCAGAGACAGCCGGGTCCTGTGGCCGGGCTGGAGCAGCTCCCCGGAGCTCCAGCTCCCCAAGGTGTGGAGGGAAGACTCAGGATCCTACTGGTGCGAAGAAAAGACCATGGCGGCCAGAGTCGCTCGGAGCCCGAGGGTCCAGATACAGGTGCAGA gagtcCCCGTCTGTAATGTGAGCTTGGAGACGCAGCCTCCCGGCGGGCAAGTGCAGAAGGGAGAGAGGCTGGCTCTCGTCTGCATGGTGGCCAGGGGCACAGGAGACATCACCTTCCTCTGGTACAAAGGGGCCCTGGGTCTGAACCTGGAAACAAAGACCCAGCGCTCTCTGGCAGCGAAGTTTGAGATCCCGGCGGTGAGGGACAGCGACACGGACAAATACTACTGTGCGGCCGACAACGGCTACGGCCCCAGCCTCAGCGAGCTGGTGAGCGTCACCGTCAGAA TTCCAGTGTCCCGCCCCGTCCTCACCATCAGGGGGCCCGGGGCCCTGGCCGAAGTGGGGGACGTGGTCGAGCTTCGCTGCGAGGCCCAGAGGGGCTCTCCCCCCATCCTGTACCGGTTTTATCACAAGAATGTCACCCTGGGGAGGAGCTCAGCTCACGCTGGAGGAGGAGCGTCCTTCAACCTCTCTCTGACCGCAGAACATTCTGGAAACTACTCCTGCGAGGCCGACAACGGGCTGGGGGCCCGGCGCAGCAAGGCGGTGCCACTCAACGTCACAG TGCCCACAGAGGACAGGAAAGAACTTCTCGCCTCGGGAATCCTCGAGGGGATGCTTGGCGTCCTTGGTCCCGTCATTCTGGCCTTATTCTGCTGTGGGCTCCGGAAAAGACTAG GAAGACGTCCCTCCGGGAACCCACACGG GAGCCCTCCGAGCCCTGTGCCACCAGCATCCAGCTACGTCAACTCACCCGCCCCGCTGCAGGGACCGTCTGTGTACGAAAACG CGAATGTTGTACGCGGGGACGAGGTTTACTCTTTGGTGTACCACACGCAGCAGGAACGGCCACCAGCAG TACCGCCCCCAAGGACACGCATCGAGGACCAG GATGCCTCCGCCATCTATTTTAGGCTGAAGAAGGCAAACGTTACAGATGAGGACTATGATGACGCTATGTAA
- the LOC123585947 gene encoding Fc receptor-like protein 1 isoform X3, protein MLLGLMLLMCALLLTATPSRPVEGGSVTLICNVLVPSRRLDGPLQFCFFRDSRVLWPGWSSSPELQLPKVWREDSGSYWCEEKTMAARVARSPRVQIQVQRVPVCNVSLETQPPGGQVQKGERLALVCMVARGTGDITFLWYKGALGLNLETKTQRSLAAKFEIPAVRDSDTDKYYCAADNGYGPSLSELVSVTVRIPVSRPVLTIRGPGALAEVGDVVELRCEAQRGSPPILYRFYHKNVTLGRSSAHAGGGASFNLSLTAEHSGNYSCEADNGLGARRSKAVPLNVTVPTEDRKELLASGILEGMLGVLGPVILALFCCGLRKRLGRRPSGNPHGSPPSPVPPASSYVNSPAPLQGPSVYENANVVRGDEVYSLVYHTQQERPPAVPPPRTRIEDQVSQNPHRIFPPARLSFFCRRAPPTLKLMAT, encoded by the exons ATGTTGCTGGGGCTCATGCTGTTGATGTGCG ccctgctcctgaCCGCCACGCCCTCTCGGCCCGTGGAGGGAGGCTCAGTGACCCTGATCTGCAACGTTCTGGTCCCTTCACGGAGGCTGGACGGCCCCCTCCAGTTCTGCTTCTTCAGAGACAGCCGGGTCCTGTGGCCGGGCTGGAGCAGCTCCCCGGAGCTCCAGCTCCCCAAGGTGTGGAGGGAAGACTCAGGATCCTACTGGTGCGAAGAAAAGACCATGGCGGCCAGAGTCGCTCGGAGCCCGAGGGTCCAGATACAGGTGCAGA gagtcCCCGTCTGTAATGTGAGCTTGGAGACGCAGCCTCCCGGCGGGCAAGTGCAGAAGGGAGAGAGGCTGGCTCTCGTCTGCATGGTGGCCAGGGGCACAGGAGACATCACCTTCCTCTGGTACAAAGGGGCCCTGGGTCTGAACCTGGAAACAAAGACCCAGCGCTCTCTGGCAGCGAAGTTTGAGATCCCGGCGGTGAGGGACAGCGACACGGACAAATACTACTGTGCGGCCGACAACGGCTACGGCCCCAGCCTCAGCGAGCTGGTGAGCGTCACCGTCAGAA TTCCAGTGTCCCGCCCCGTCCTCACCATCAGGGGGCCCGGGGCCCTGGCCGAAGTGGGGGACGTGGTCGAGCTTCGCTGCGAGGCCCAGAGGGGCTCTCCCCCCATCCTGTACCGGTTTTATCACAAGAATGTCACCCTGGGGAGGAGCTCAGCTCACGCTGGAGGAGGAGCGTCCTTCAACCTCTCTCTGACCGCAGAACATTCTGGAAACTACTCCTGCGAGGCCGACAACGGGCTGGGGGCCCGGCGCAGCAAGGCGGTGCCACTCAACGTCACAG TGCCCACAGAGGACAGGAAAGAACTTCTCGCCTCGGGAATCCTCGAGGGGATGCTTGGCGTCCTTGGTCCCGTCATTCTGGCCTTATTCTGCTGTGGGCTCCGGAAAAGACTAG GAAGACGTCCCTCCGGGAACCCACACGG GAGCCCTCCGAGCCCTGTGCCACCAGCATCCAGCTACGTCAACTCACCCGCCCCGCTGCAGGGACCGTCTGTGTACGAAAACG CGAATGTTGTACGCGGGGACGAGGTTTACTCTTTGGTGTACCACACGCAGCAGGAACGGCCACCAGCAG TACCGCCCCCAAGGACACGCATCGAGGACCAGGTGAGTCAGAATCCCCATCGTATTTTCCCTCCTGCTCGTCTCTCTTTCTTCTGCCGACGGGCTCCTCCAACTTTAAAACTTATGGCCACTTAG
- the LOC123585947 gene encoding Fc receptor-like protein 1 isoform X4, translating into MLLGLMLLMCAPPCELTALLLTATPSRPVEGGSVTLICNVLVPSRRLDGPLQFCFFRDSRVLWPGWSSSPELQLPKVWREDSGSYWCEEKTMAARVARSPRVQIQVQRALGLNLETKTQRSLAAKFEIPAVRDSDTDKYYCAADNGYGPSLSELVSVTVRIPVSRPVLTIRGPGALAEVGDVVELRCEAQRGSPPILYRFYHKNVTLGRSSAHAGGGASFNLSLTAEHSGNYSCEADNGLGARRSKAVPLNVTVPTEDRKELLASGILEGMLGVLGPVILALFCCGLRKRLGRRPSGNPHGSPPSPVPPASSYVNSPAPLQGPSVYENANVVRGDEVYSLVYHTQQERPPAVPPPRTRIEDQVSQNPHRIFPPARLSFFCRRAPPTLKLMAT; encoded by the exons ATGTTGCTGGGGCTCATGCTGTTGATGTGCG CGCCGCCCTGCGAACTAACTG ccctgctcctgaCCGCCACGCCCTCTCGGCCCGTGGAGGGAGGCTCAGTGACCCTGATCTGCAACGTTCTGGTCCCTTCACGGAGGCTGGACGGCCCCCTCCAGTTCTGCTTCTTCAGAGACAGCCGGGTCCTGTGGCCGGGCTGGAGCAGCTCCCCGGAGCTCCAGCTCCCCAAGGTGTGGAGGGAAGACTCAGGATCCTACTGGTGCGAAGAAAAGACCATGGCGGCCAGAGTCGCTCGGAGCCCGAGGGTCCAGATACAGGTGCAGA GGGCCCTGGGTCTGAACCTGGAAACAAAGACCCAGCGCTCTCTGGCAGCGAAGTTTGAGATCCCGGCGGTGAGGGACAGCGACACGGACAAATACTACTGTGCGGCCGACAACGGCTACGGCCCCAGCCTCAGCGAGCTGGTGAGCGTCACCGTCAGAA TTCCAGTGTCCCGCCCCGTCCTCACCATCAGGGGGCCCGGGGCCCTGGCCGAAGTGGGGGACGTGGTCGAGCTTCGCTGCGAGGCCCAGAGGGGCTCTCCCCCCATCCTGTACCGGTTTTATCACAAGAATGTCACCCTGGGGAGGAGCTCAGCTCACGCTGGAGGAGGAGCGTCCTTCAACCTCTCTCTGACCGCAGAACATTCTGGAAACTACTCCTGCGAGGCCGACAACGGGCTGGGGGCCCGGCGCAGCAAGGCGGTGCCACTCAACGTCACAG TGCCCACAGAGGACAGGAAAGAACTTCTCGCCTCGGGAATCCTCGAGGGGATGCTTGGCGTCCTTGGTCCCGTCATTCTGGCCTTATTCTGCTGTGGGCTCCGGAAAAGACTAG GAAGACGTCCCTCCGGGAACCCACACGG GAGCCCTCCGAGCCCTGTGCCACCAGCATCCAGCTACGTCAACTCACCCGCCCCGCTGCAGGGACCGTCTGTGTACGAAAACG CGAATGTTGTACGCGGGGACGAGGTTTACTCTTTGGTGTACCACACGCAGCAGGAACGGCCACCAGCAG TACCGCCCCCAAGGACACGCATCGAGGACCAGGTGAGTCAGAATCCCCATCGTATTTTCCCTCCTGCTCGTCTCTCTTTCTTCTGCCGACGGGCTCCTCCAACTTTAAAACTTATGGCCACTTAG
- the LOC123585947 gene encoding Fc receptor-like protein 1 isoform X1, protein MLLGLMLLMCAPPCELTALLLTATPSRPVEGGSVTLICNVLVPSRRLDGPLQFCFFRDSRVLWPGWSSSPELQLPKVWREDSGSYWCEEKTMAARVARSPRVQIQVQRVPVCNVSLETQPPGGQVQKGERLALVCMVARGTGDITFLWYKGALGLNLETKTQRSLAAKFEIPAVRDSDTDKYYCAADNGYGPSLSELVSVTVRIPVSRPVLTIRGPGALAEVGDVVELRCEAQRGSPPILYRFYHKNVTLGRSSAHAGGGASFNLSLTAEHSGNYSCEADNGLGARRSKAVPLNVTVPTEDRKELLASGILEGMLGVLGPVILALFCCGLRKRLGRRPSGNPHGSPPSPVPPASSYVNSPAPLQGPSVYENANVVRGDEVYSLVYHTQQERPPAVPPPRTRIEDQVSQNPHRIFPPARLSFFCRRAPPTLKLMAT, encoded by the exons ATGTTGCTGGGGCTCATGCTGTTGATGTGCG CGCCGCCCTGCGAACTAACTG ccctgctcctgaCCGCCACGCCCTCTCGGCCCGTGGAGGGAGGCTCAGTGACCCTGATCTGCAACGTTCTGGTCCCTTCACGGAGGCTGGACGGCCCCCTCCAGTTCTGCTTCTTCAGAGACAGCCGGGTCCTGTGGCCGGGCTGGAGCAGCTCCCCGGAGCTCCAGCTCCCCAAGGTGTGGAGGGAAGACTCAGGATCCTACTGGTGCGAAGAAAAGACCATGGCGGCCAGAGTCGCTCGGAGCCCGAGGGTCCAGATACAGGTGCAGA gagtcCCCGTCTGTAATGTGAGCTTGGAGACGCAGCCTCCCGGCGGGCAAGTGCAGAAGGGAGAGAGGCTGGCTCTCGTCTGCATGGTGGCCAGGGGCACAGGAGACATCACCTTCCTCTGGTACAAAGGGGCCCTGGGTCTGAACCTGGAAACAAAGACCCAGCGCTCTCTGGCAGCGAAGTTTGAGATCCCGGCGGTGAGGGACAGCGACACGGACAAATACTACTGTGCGGCCGACAACGGCTACGGCCCCAGCCTCAGCGAGCTGGTGAGCGTCACCGTCAGAA TTCCAGTGTCCCGCCCCGTCCTCACCATCAGGGGGCCCGGGGCCCTGGCCGAAGTGGGGGACGTGGTCGAGCTTCGCTGCGAGGCCCAGAGGGGCTCTCCCCCCATCCTGTACCGGTTTTATCACAAGAATGTCACCCTGGGGAGGAGCTCAGCTCACGCTGGAGGAGGAGCGTCCTTCAACCTCTCTCTGACCGCAGAACATTCTGGAAACTACTCCTGCGAGGCCGACAACGGGCTGGGGGCCCGGCGCAGCAAGGCGGTGCCACTCAACGTCACAG TGCCCACAGAGGACAGGAAAGAACTTCTCGCCTCGGGAATCCTCGAGGGGATGCTTGGCGTCCTTGGTCCCGTCATTCTGGCCTTATTCTGCTGTGGGCTCCGGAAAAGACTAG GAAGACGTCCCTCCGGGAACCCACACGG GAGCCCTCCGAGCCCTGTGCCACCAGCATCCAGCTACGTCAACTCACCCGCCCCGCTGCAGGGACCGTCTGTGTACGAAAACG CGAATGTTGTACGCGGGGACGAGGTTTACTCTTTGGTGTACCACACGCAGCAGGAACGGCCACCAGCAG TACCGCCCCCAAGGACACGCATCGAGGACCAGGTGAGTCAGAATCCCCATCGTATTTTCCCTCCTGCTCGTCTCTCTTTCTTCTGCCGACGGGCTCCTCCAACTTTAAAACTTATGGCCACTTAG
- the CD5L gene encoding CD5 antigen-like isoform X2: protein MALLFSLILAICTGPGILGSLSRVRLVGGDHRCEGRVEVQQDDEWVTVCDDYWSMDSVAVLCRELGCGAARKTMSGTVYGPVTPKDQKVFVHLFRCNGIEESLSQCKKEDAIGCSHVEDAGAVCEREYHSPSVPESVRLADGPGRCQGRVEVKFRGEWSSVCQAGWSFAAAKVVCRQLGCGRATLTRRGCNKATQGQGAIWQRKASCSGQEVSLRDCLSEVWEHNCTHNEDVWVECEDPFGLKLVGGRSHCEGRLEVLHKGEWGSVCDDGWGQEADRVVCRQLGCGQPLSPPVKVRRRFGPGVGRIWLDDVNCSGKEPSLEQCPHRSWGYHNCNHREDVAVVCEEQQPGLLDV from the exons TCTTCTCCCTAATCCTCG ccATTTGCACTGGACCTGGCATTTTAG GGTCTTTGTCCAGAGTGCGGCTAGTGGGAGGTGACCACCGCTGCGAAGGTCGTGTGGAGGTGCAGCAGGATGACGAGTGGGTCACCGTGTGTGATGACTACTGGAGCATGGACTCTGTGGCTGTGCTGTGCCGGGAGCTGGGCTGTGGAGCGGCCAGGAAGACCATGAGTGGCACCGTATATGGACCAGTGACACCAAAGGACCAAAAAGTCTTCGTCCACTTGTTCAGATGCAATGGGATCGAAGAAAGCCTGTCTCAGTGTAAGAAGGAAGATGCTATCGGATGCTCCCATGTTGAGGATGCGGGAGCCGTGTGCGAGCGTGAGTACCACAGCCCCTCGG TGCCGGAGAGTGTGAGGCTGGCCGATGGCCCCGGGCGCTGCCAGGGCCGAGTGGAGGTGAAGTTCCGAGGGGAGTGGAGCTCTGTGTGCCAAGCAGGCTGGAGCTTTGCAGCCGCCAAGGTGGTGTGCCGGCAGCTGGGGTGTGGACGGGCCACCCTGACCCGGAGAGGCTGCAACAAAGCGACCCAGGGCCAAGGGGCCATCTGGCAGAGAAAGGCGTCATGCTCAGGACAAGAAGTGAGCCTTCGAGATTGCCTTTCTGAAGTTTGGGAACACAACTGTACCCACAATGAGGATGTGTGGGTCGAATGTGAAG ATCCCTTCGGCTTGAAGCTGGTAGGAGGACGCAGCCACTGTGAGGGGAGGCTGGAGGTGCTGCACAAGGGCGAGTGGGGCTCTGTCTGCGACGACGGCTGGGGACAAGAAGCAGACCGGGTGGTGTGCAGGCAGCTGGGCTGCGGGCAGCCCCTGTCTCCACCTGTCAAAGTCCGGAGAAGGTTCGGCCCCGGGGTCGGCCGCATCTGGCTGGACGACGTCAACTGCTCGGGGAAGGAGCCGTCCCTGGAACAGTGCCCACACAGGTCCTGGGGCTACCACAACTGTAACCACAGAGAGGACGTGGCTGTGGTCTGTGAAG AACAGCAGCCTGGCCTACTTGATGTTTGA
- the CD5L gene encoding CD5 antigen-like isoform X1, whose product MALLFSLILAICTGPGILGSLSRVRLVGGDHRCEGRVEVQQDDEWVTVCDDYWSMDSVAVLCRELGCGAARKTMSGTVYGPVTPKDQKVFVHLFRCNGIEESLSQCKKEDAIGCSHVEDAGAVCEREYHSPSVPESVRLADGPGRCQGRVEVKFRGEWSSVCQAGWSFAAAKVVCRQLGCGRATLTRRGCNKATQGQGAIWQRKASCSGQEVSLRDCLSEVWEHNCTHNEDVWVECEDPFGLKLVGGRSHCEGRLEVLHKGEWGSVCDDGWGQEADRVVCRQLGCGQPLSPPVKVRRRFGPGVGRIWLDDVNCSGKEPSLEQCPHRSWGYHNCNHREDVAVVCEGTRVRPSSRK is encoded by the exons TCTTCTCCCTAATCCTCG ccATTTGCACTGGACCTGGCATTTTAG GGTCTTTGTCCAGAGTGCGGCTAGTGGGAGGTGACCACCGCTGCGAAGGTCGTGTGGAGGTGCAGCAGGATGACGAGTGGGTCACCGTGTGTGATGACTACTGGAGCATGGACTCTGTGGCTGTGCTGTGCCGGGAGCTGGGCTGTGGAGCGGCCAGGAAGACCATGAGTGGCACCGTATATGGACCAGTGACACCAAAGGACCAAAAAGTCTTCGTCCACTTGTTCAGATGCAATGGGATCGAAGAAAGCCTGTCTCAGTGTAAGAAGGAAGATGCTATCGGATGCTCCCATGTTGAGGATGCGGGAGCCGTGTGCGAGCGTGAGTACCACAGCCCCTCGG TGCCGGAGAGTGTGAGGCTGGCCGATGGCCCCGGGCGCTGCCAGGGCCGAGTGGAGGTGAAGTTCCGAGGGGAGTGGAGCTCTGTGTGCCAAGCAGGCTGGAGCTTTGCAGCCGCCAAGGTGGTGTGCCGGCAGCTGGGGTGTGGACGGGCCACCCTGACCCGGAGAGGCTGCAACAAAGCGACCCAGGGCCAAGGGGCCATCTGGCAGAGAAAGGCGTCATGCTCAGGACAAGAAGTGAGCCTTCGAGATTGCCTTTCTGAAGTTTGGGAACACAACTGTACCCACAATGAGGATGTGTGGGTCGAATGTGAAG ATCCCTTCGGCTTGAAGCTGGTAGGAGGACGCAGCCACTGTGAGGGGAGGCTGGAGGTGCTGCACAAGGGCGAGTGGGGCTCTGTCTGCGACGACGGCTGGGGACAAGAAGCAGACCGGGTGGTGTGCAGGCAGCTGGGCTGCGGGCAGCCCCTGTCTCCACCTGTCAAAGTCCGGAGAAGGTTCGGCCCCGGGGTCGGCCGCATCTGGCTGGACGACGTCAACTGCTCGGGGAAGGAGCCGTCCCTGGAACAGTGCCCACACAGGTCCTGGGGCTACCACAACTGTAACCACAGAGAGGACGTGGCTGTGGTCTGTGAAG GGACACGAGTGAGGCCTTCCAGCCGTAAATAG
- the CD5L gene encoding CD5 antigen-like isoform X3 produces MALLFSLILAICTGPGILGSLSRVRLVGGDHRCEGRVEVQQDDEWVTVCDDYWSMDSVAVLCRELGCGAARKTMSGTVYGPVTPKDQKVFVHLFRCNGIEESLSQCKKEDAIGCSHVEDAGAVCELPESVRLADGPGRCQGRVEVKFRGEWSSVCQAGWSFAAAKVVCRQLGCGRATLTRRGCNKATQGQGAIWQRKASCSGQEVSLRDCLSEVWEHNCTHNEDVWVECEDPFGLKLVGGRSHCEGRLEVLHKGEWGSVCDDGWGQEADRVVCRQLGCGQPLSPPVKVRRRFGPGVGRIWLDDVNCSGKEPSLEQCPHRSWGYHNCNHREDVAVVCEGTRVRPSSRK; encoded by the exons TCTTCTCCCTAATCCTCG ccATTTGCACTGGACCTGGCATTTTAG GGTCTTTGTCCAGAGTGCGGCTAGTGGGAGGTGACCACCGCTGCGAAGGTCGTGTGGAGGTGCAGCAGGATGACGAGTGGGTCACCGTGTGTGATGACTACTGGAGCATGGACTCTGTGGCTGTGCTGTGCCGGGAGCTGGGCTGTGGAGCGGCCAGGAAGACCATGAGTGGCACCGTATATGGACCAGTGACACCAAAGGACCAAAAAGTCTTCGTCCACTTGTTCAGATGCAATGGGATCGAAGAAAGCCTGTCTCAGTGTAAGAAGGAAGATGCTATCGGATGCTCCCATGTTGAGGATGCGGGAGCCGTGTGCGAGC TGCCGGAGAGTGTGAGGCTGGCCGATGGCCCCGGGCGCTGCCAGGGCCGAGTGGAGGTGAAGTTCCGAGGGGAGTGGAGCTCTGTGTGCCAAGCAGGCTGGAGCTTTGCAGCCGCCAAGGTGGTGTGCCGGCAGCTGGGGTGTGGACGGGCCACCCTGACCCGGAGAGGCTGCAACAAAGCGACCCAGGGCCAAGGGGCCATCTGGCAGAGAAAGGCGTCATGCTCAGGACAAGAAGTGAGCCTTCGAGATTGCCTTTCTGAAGTTTGGGAACACAACTGTACCCACAATGAGGATGTGTGGGTCGAATGTGAAG ATCCCTTCGGCTTGAAGCTGGTAGGAGGACGCAGCCACTGTGAGGGGAGGCTGGAGGTGCTGCACAAGGGCGAGTGGGGCTCTGTCTGCGACGACGGCTGGGGACAAGAAGCAGACCGGGTGGTGTGCAGGCAGCTGGGCTGCGGGCAGCCCCTGTCTCCACCTGTCAAAGTCCGGAGAAGGTTCGGCCCCGGGGTCGGCCGCATCTGGCTGGACGACGTCAACTGCTCGGGGAAGGAGCCGTCCCTGGAACAGTGCCCACACAGGTCCTGGGGCTACCACAACTGTAACCACAGAGAGGACGTGGCTGTGGTCTGTGAAG GGACACGAGTGAGGCCTTCCAGCCGTAAATAG